A window of the Miscanthus floridulus cultivar M001 chromosome 14, ASM1932011v1, whole genome shotgun sequence genome harbors these coding sequences:
- the LOC136503243 gene encoding uncharacterized protein, with product MDSATSPANPPSDKPIHDMNHPIGSVAGPSPVKLSTGRSRTRSLLLPARAGGQRPQRGRGAGAACAAFPARVGAPATPAGPAIPARAGAPAAPTTPTRRAVRMWRLRPPRCGRACAEVRLRGVPCAAVVTRARTTCCAWLRCSTGRRRFALPRMLASRPQSSLKKIQEGGESPRRECDEPAKRRAAGLVHWRVPAQGLSPAILRHPWLSPVSRFRLHRPRRPLALRRGNQFWVTNQRNYSICASSTIGQP from the exons ATGGATAGTGCCACGTCGCCTGCAAACCCACCGTCGGATAAGCCGATACACGATATGAACCATCCGATCGGAAGCGTAGCGGGTCCCTCACCTGTTAAGCTGTCAACCGGACGGTCGCGAACCCGCTCGCTCCTCCTTCCGGCGCGGGCGGGGGGCCAGCGGCCCCAGCGCGGGCGGGGGGCGGGCGCCGCGTGCGCGGCGTTCCCGGCGCGGGTGGGAGCCCCGGCGACCCCGGCGGGCCCGGCCATCCCGGCGCGGGCGGGGGCCCCAGCTGCCCCTACGACCCCGACGCGGCGGGCGGTGCGGATGtggcggctccggccaccccggTGCGGTCGTGCCTGCGCAGAGGTTCGCTTACGAGGCGTCCCTTGCGCCGCGGTGGTGACACGGGCTCGCACCACCTGCTGCGCGTGGCTCCGCTGCTCGACCGGCCGCCGCCGTTTTGCCCTGCCGAGGATGCTCGCCAGCCGTCCACAATCCAGCCTCAAGAAAATCCAAG AAGGAGGAGAGAGCCCGCGGCGCGAGTGCGATGAACCAGCGAAGCGGCGCGCCGCGGGTCTGGTCCACTGGCGCGTGCCAGCGCAAGGCCTCTCGCCCGCCATTCTGCGTCATCCGTGGCTCTCACCTGTCTCCCGCTTCCGCCTACACCGCCCGCGGCGGCCACTGGCCTTGAGGAGAG GTAACCAATTTTGGGTAACTAATCAGCGTAATTACTCAATCTGTGCCAGCAGCACAATAGGGCAACCATAA
- the LOC136504820 gene encoding amino acid permease 3-like yields MRRQSSLARSYSSVAPAPAPAPASPPHNGGANGKHLAPPMEVAAEAGNACAAEWLDDDGRPRRKGTFWTASAHIITAVIGSGVLSLAWAIAQLGWVAGPSAMLLFAFVTYYTATLLAECYRTGDPDTGKRNYTYMDAVRSNLGGKKVVFCGVIQYANLVGVAIGYTIASSISMKAIRRAGCFHTHGHDDPCKSSSTPYMILFGVVQILFSQIPDFDEIWWLSIVAAVMSFTYSAIGLSLGIAQTASNGGFKGTLTSISFGAGVTSTQKIWHTLQAFGDIAFAYSFSNILIEIQDTIKAPPPSESKVMQKATRLSVATTTVFYMLCGCMGYAAFGDNAPDNLLTGFGFYEPFWLLDVANIAIVVHLVGAYQVFCQPIFAFVERRAAAAWPDSAFISRELRVGPFALSVFRLTWRSSFVCVTTVVAMLLPFFGDVAGLLGAISFWPLTVYFPVEMYVKQRRVPRGSPRWISLQTLSFTCLLVSIAAAAGSIADVVDALKVYRPFSG; encoded by the exons ATGAGGAGGCagagctcgctcgctcgctcataCTCCTCagtggcaccggcaccggcaccggcaccggcatcgCCACCGCACAACGGAGGAGCTAATGGCAAGCACTTGGCTCCGCCcatggaggtggcggcggaggccgGGAACGCCTGTGCTGCCGAGTGGCTGGACGACGACGGCCGCCCTCGCCGCAAGGGCACGTTCTGGACAGCCAGCGCCCACATCATCACCGCCGTCATCGGCTCCGGCGTGCTATCCCTCGCCTGGGCCATCGCGCAGCTCGGCTGGGTCGCCGGCCCCTCCGCCATGCTCCTCTTCGCGTTCGTCACCTACTACACCGCCACGCTGCTCGCCGAGTGCTACCGGACCGGCGACCCCGACACGGGCAAGCGCAACTACACGTACATGGACGCCGTGCGCTCCAACCTCGGCGGCAAAAAGGTCGTGTTCTGCGGCGTCATCCAGTACGCCAACCTCGTCGGCGTCGCCATTGGCTACACCATCGCGTCGTCCATCAGCATGAAGGCCATCAGGAGAGCTGGCTGCTTCCACACCCACGGTCATGATGATCCCTGCAAGAGCTCGAGCACCCCGTACATGATCCTCTTCGGCGTTGTGCAGATTCTCTTCTCCCAGATACCGGACTTCGATGAGATATGGTGGCTCTCCATTGTCGCTGCAGTCATGTCCTTCACCTATTCTGCTATCGGACTGTCCCTCGGAATCGCACAGACCGCCT CCAACGGTGGGTTCAAGGGCACTCTCACTAGCATCAGCTTCGGCGCCGGCGTCACCTCCACGCAGAAGATCTGGCACACCCTGCAGGCCTTCGGCGACATCGCCTTCGCCTACTCCTTCTCCAACATCCTCATCGAGATCCAA GACACGATCAAGGCGCCGCCACCGTCGGAGTCGAAGGTGATGCAGAAAGCGACGCGTCTCAGCGTGGCGACGACGACCGTCTTCTACATGCTGTGTGGGTGCATGGGGTACGCAGCTTTCGGTGACAACGCGCCGGATAACCTCCTCACGGGCTTCGGCTTCTACGAGCCCTTCtggctgctcgacgtcgccaACATCGCCATCGTCGTGCACCTTGTCGGCGCGTACCAGGTGTTCTGCCAGCCCATCTTCGCCTTCGTcgagcgccgcgccgccgcggcctGGCCGGACAGCGCCTTCATCTCACGGGAGCTCCGCGTGGGCCCCTTCGCGCTCAGCGTGTTCCGCCTCACGTGGCGGTCGTCCTTCGTGTGCGTCACCACCGTCGTGGCCATGCTGCTGCCGTTCTTCGGTGACGTGGCGGGGCTCCTCGGCGCCATCTCGTTCTGGCCGCTCACCGTCTACTTCCCCGTCGAGATGTACGTCAAGCAACGCCGCGTGCCTCGTGGCAGCCCCAGGTGGATCAGCCTCCAGACGCTCAGCTTCACCTGCCTCCTCGTctccattgccgccgccgccggttccATCGCCGATGTCGTAGATGCGCTCAAGGTGTACCGGCCGTTCAGCGGCTAA
- the LOC136505478 gene encoding uncharacterized protein isoform X2, which yields MIGAVGQRRSGAGPGARIDAGRGSSGDGEARSAVGDLSGQGSVSVITKASALNTYAAMKSGGGQGAPPLVATSTACPIPDVDTSTLVRNLLLTGCLFCGPLFQTFCFLNTVAIAYSATAALPFGTICVIVLIWTLVTFPLL from the exons ATGATCGGGGCAGTGGGGCAGCGGCGCAGCGGCGCGGGCCCTGGAGCTCGGATCGATGCGGGGCGTGGCTCCTCCGGCGATGGCGAGGCCAGATCCGCCGTCGGCGACCTCAGCGGCCAGGGATCCGTCAGCGTCATCACGAAG GCTAGCGCATTGAACACATATGCTGCAATGAAGTCTGGTGGCGGTCAGGGAGCTCCTCCTCTGGTGGCTACATCCACGGCATGCCCCATCCCCGACGTCGATACATCCACTCTG GTGAGGAACTTGCTATTGACAGGATGTCTGTTCTGTGGACCTCTCTTCCAGACATTTTGCTTCTTGAACACTGTTGCTATTGCTTATAGTGCAACAGCAGCATTGCCCTTTGGCACTATCTGTGTCATTGTGCTCATCTGGACCTTGGTCACATTTCCTTTGCTTTAG
- the LOC136505478 gene encoding uncharacterized protein isoform X1 — MIGAVGQRRSGAGPGARIDAGRGSSGDGEARSAVGDLSGQGSVSVITKKASALNTYAAMKSGGGQGAPPLVATSTACPIPDVDTSTLVRNLLLTGCLFCGPLFQTFCFLNTVAIAYSATAALPFGTICVIVLIWTLVTFPLL; from the exons ATGATCGGGGCAGTGGGGCAGCGGCGCAGCGGCGCGGGCCCTGGAGCTCGGATCGATGCGGGGCGTGGCTCCTCCGGCGATGGCGAGGCCAGATCCGCCGTCGGCGACCTCAGCGGCCAGGGATCCGTCAGCGTCATCACGAAG AAGGCTAGCGCATTGAACACATATGCTGCAATGAAGTCTGGTGGCGGTCAGGGAGCTCCTCCTCTGGTGGCTACATCCACGGCATGCCCCATCCCCGACGTCGATACATCCACTCTG GTGAGGAACTTGCTATTGACAGGATGTCTGTTCTGTGGACCTCTCTTCCAGACATTTTGCTTCTTGAACACTGTTGCTATTGCTTATAGTGCAACAGCAGCATTGCCCTTTGGCACTATCTGTGTCATTGTGCTCATCTGGACCTTGGTCACATTTCCTTTGCTTTAG